GAACGCCAAAAACCGCATCCTCAGCCATCCAAGGCACATTGAGACGATGAATCCTACCCCAACGAAAGCCATAGCGACCTTGTTTGGCGGGGTAGGTTGTTTTAGCCAGCGCTCAAGTGGTCCAAAGACATAGCGGCCGTGCTCCAAGACATAAATATCCATGTTTGCCGTAGCTCCACCATTGCGAAATATAGTATGAAGGAGCTGCCAAAATCCCAGCGGCATTGCAACTATACCTGCGATGACTATAGCGTAGAATATACTGCGGGCTGCTGTATTTGTGCGCTCAGATAGCTTAAATGCCTCGGCTTGATGCGGTGCAGGATGGCTGGCATAGCTTATGTTGAACCAGGAGAACGTAGAGAATCCGACGAGCGTTTGCGTTGGTATATTCTCCGTTCCCAAAGCAGTTGTAAGTACATAATGGGGTCCCATTGGATTCATATCAGGTACAGGAAACCCCAGTTCTGACCTTATGCGGCTGATGATTATGCAGAAAACGAAATAGAGTAAGAAGAAGATTACAATCGCCCATGCGGCCATCCCCGTAAAATAGGCAAAGATTCCCAGAAAGACAAAGCCGCTAATTGCCCCCAGTATTGCTGTTCTATAACTAATTGCCTCATTGGACTCATCAATCTCTTTCGTGCCTCGAAAAGCAGTGCGGAATACACTTCTCAGATAGCTTCGGCTAGCCCACATGCTCATGATGAGAAAGCCTAAGTAAGCCCCATATGCCTGGCTGTTTAGAAAGGGATATGCTTGGTCCAAACCACCTGCCGCCACTCTCAGCTCATGTAAGCCGATGACTCGACTTCCGACTAGTTCGAGCTTGCCAATCCAATAGAAGAACCAGCAGGAAAATGAGAGCTCAAGCGGCATAAGAAACGCCAGCCCGATAGCCCAGAAGTAGAAGCCCATTGGGATATAACCCATCGCATTCCATGGAGGGTCGGTAATATACTTGCCGATGTCTACGCGTGTTATTCTTATGTGTGGAACGGATGGATAGAGATAGTTCAAGCCCGCGAGGAGGGTTAGCGTACCTGAGAAAGCAAATCCAATCCACATATGCTTGCTTTTAAAAAGGGAGTAGGACTCGTCGGTCATCTCCAATGGAAGCTGAATGATTGGAAAAGTGAGCTTCTCTGCCTCGACCCATTGCTTCCGAAGGATGCAGTTAATGCAAAGCATGGTGAAGATAAGAACCGCTGTAAAAATTGACCACCAAAATATGGGCACCAACCATGGAACAAAATTAGTTGGGTCATAAAGCGAGGAGTTGCCGTAATAAAAATTTCTTAGGCTTTCCTGGTCGTTTACAAAAAGCCATTTTGGGAGTCGAGGCACTATCAGTTCGCCCCACTTATTCTCAGGCGTTTGGAAAAATGATGCATATCCCATGGCTGAAACGAGGATTGACATCATGCAGTGCGAACAAACGCCGCTTGTAATGGAAATTACTATATAGATTGTAAGCAGTTCCATTCGTGATAGGGCGATGTTGTGCCACCGGCGCTTGATTAGCATATTGACAACAGTAAGTACTAGGAGAGTGAAGATGCAGTTGTAGAACGGTGCCGCGTAGGTGGGGTATGAAGTGCGTACCGCCTCGAGTTGTACCACCCAGTAGTCGTTGATGGCGGCGAGAACAAGCGCAAGAGCGATTGACCTTTTAGTTACTCCTCGATTCGGCCGATTTGTTGGTGGTATGTCCATGGTCAAGGAGTATGATATGGAGAATTGTAGAGATTGTAAAGATGCATAAGGTATTTAGTGAAACGAATAACAGTGCCAAAGCAAGTTTGGGCTTAGTGTCCTATCATGCGGGTTCTCGGCGAAGTTTGCTATAATCTAACAAAGTGTGTATTGGTTTTATTCAGAAACTTAGATAAAAAGTACTTTGAAGGTGTGCCAATGTTATCTTGCAATTTTGTCATTTTTGTTGCAATGCTTATGCTTTTTGCCGGAACAATAGCGCAGGTGGATGGGTCTGCGCCGAGAAAACTTGCAAAACCGGTCGAGGACGGGTTTTGGCTTAGGCCGTCAAAGGAATGCCCAGCTGAACCAATTATCGGACATAAGGATGGCCTCCGAATAAGTATTCATCCTATCCATAATGGTCCAAGGGGATTAATCCGAATCCATGTGCCGTATGTTAACCCTGGCGAGCATTCGATAGTCAATTTCATCGCCATCGAGCCCATTGTAGGCGGTAAACGTGGGTTCTCAGAGCTTGAACGAAGCAAATTGGACAATCAGCAGGGCCTTCGGATGTGGTTCTCCGACTCACAAGATGCATCCGAAAAGCTCTCGTGGGAAGCACCACAAGGTGAAATTAGCCACATAATAGTGGGTGGCAAGCGGATAGAGACTTTATCGGTTTATCTCCATGTCGAGAAATTTGAAAATGGAGCGCATCCATACTTGAAAGTAATTTTTCGCGAAGACCGCCCAAATGAAGTCGGCTTTCAAGTCTACGCCCACAAAGACAGCGCACAAATGGAGTCATGTATCCTCACAGCAACAATGGGTAATTACACCAGATGTCGACTGCTTTGGCTGAAGGATGAGGTTGTGGATAGTCGAGATATTTGGAAGGATTACCAGGGCAGTGACTTTGTGTATACAGATGATTTCCCAGAGGAGCGAATAAGGCGCGAAAAGGACGGTACGCTGATAGTGGCGATTACTCCAAACGAAACCAACCTTGCTGTTCCAGTACCCGCTGGCGGCTGGTATTACGGCGGCAAGGCCGCCACCCAATACTGGCGTAAGTATCCTAGCTCATCGAAAACAACTGGAGTCAGGGTTCGTGTGAACGGCAGAGCGATGTATTACGGTACGAATACCCTCATACCAGGCGGCGTGGCTTTCGAAAACTTCGAGCTTATCGAAGCTTTCAAGCCAGGGAACGAGCTTTGGTTCGGAGTAACGCTGAGAACCCCTAAGGAAATGGGTTGGGAAATCAAGAATCGCTAGCGGCTGACTGCAGACGTATTTCCATGGTTGGCTTTAATACGCTTGATGCTCCAAGCATAAAACTTTGCTTGTGTTTGTGCCAATTTTTAGATATAATAAAAATGCTACATTTGCCAATTGGCGAGGAACCTTTTGCTGGCGATTACCGTATAAGTGAACGGTGAAGGAGAAAACATGGTCGAGCTGAGCGAAGCAGCTGCTGTGGCATTTCGCGCCGAAGATAGGAAGGCGTTTGACGAGCTTGTGCACAAATACCACAAGCAGGCATATAATATCGCCTACCGAATGACCGGAAATCATGCCGATGCGGAAGACCTAACGCAGGACACATTCCTTAAGGCATATCGGTTTTTTGAAAGATACAATCGCGAAATGCCATTTGATAATTGGCTCTATCGTATTATGTCCAATATCTTTGTGGACTGGCTGCGTCGCCGCCCAAAAGCACAGTTCCGATCGCTCGATGAGCCTGTGAGGCAGGAAGAAGGAGAAACTGCGCTAGAGATACCCGACACTGCGGAAGGTCCGGAGTCTCTGGCTCTTTCTAGCGAGCTGGATGCCGAACTTCAAAAGGCTCTTAACCAGATTCCTGAGGATTTCAGGCTCACCGTTATTCTTTCCGATATCGAGGGTCTTTCTTATGAAGAGATAAGCGAAGTTATGGGCTGTTCGATTGGAACTGTTCGATCCCGACTTCATCGGGGTAGAAAACTTCTGAGGAACAAGCTTAAAGCTTACCTCGACTGAGGTCTCGAGGAGGGAAATATATGAATTGCCACAAGGTTCAAAGTCTGGTTTCGGCATATGTAGACGGCGAGCTGAGCGGTCATGAGATGCTCGCAATTAGACAGCATCTTGCCGACTGCCGAGAATGCACCGCCGAATATGAGTCTTTGCTCAGCTTGAAGAGAATGTATGGAAGGCTTCAACCAAAGTACCCTCGGGCAGACCTCGCAACGAAAATATGCAGTGAACTTGACCGACTCTATCAGCCAACGCACGAGCGGTGGGTGGGCTTATTGAAAAGGTATTTGCATCCTTTCCCGGCGCGAGTGCGATTCGCCGCCGCAGGGCTGGCAATCCTAGCCGCATTGCTGATGATGCGCATCAGCGCCCCCATGTCGCCATATACATCATCGCCTGAATTCGTCCTTTCAGCTCAGGCGATGGCAGACTCCGATATAGGCAAGACCACCATCCCCATCCCGACCACGGCAGTTGGCAAGCGCGTTCTCCCAATCCATGAAGTAGAAGGAGACCCCCTCTCACTTTTGACTGCAACTTATACGTCTGGGGCCAGCTCTGTGAAGACCGTCAGCTTTAGTTATTGAGAGCGGCTATCACGAAAGTGCGCTAAAACCAATCTGAAGATAGATACGTCTAATATTACGTGAGAAATCAACCTGCCGCCGCGCTTTCTAAATGACGCGGCGGCGCGCATGTCAGTCAACGTATGGAGGTGTTGAGAATAGATGGACGGGTCGAAATATATCCTATCGAAGCCGGCTAGCTTATTGGTCGTGATTGCACTCAGCATCGCTCTCGGTGCATCGCTAGCGATGAACTTTAGTGGGCAAAACACCGCCTATGCAGTTGACCAGCAGACGGCAAAGATAGCGCAACGTGCCGCACTTAAGCAAATGCAGGAAGGATTCATCTCGATTGCCGATGAGATTCTTCCCTCGGTGGTTAGCATTACAA
This region of Armatimonadota bacterium genomic DNA includes:
- a CDS encoding sigma-70 family RNA polymerase sigma factor; protein product: MNGEGENMVELSEAAAVAFRAEDRKAFDELVHKYHKQAYNIAYRMTGNHADAEDLTQDTFLKAYRFFERYNREMPFDNWLYRIMSNIFVDWLRRRPKAQFRSLDEPVRQEEGETALEIPDTAEGPESLALSSELDAELQKALNQIPEDFRLTVILSDIEGLSYEEISEVMGCSIGTVRSRLHRGRKLLRNKLKAYLD
- a CDS encoding anti-sigma factor; the encoded protein is MNCHKVQSLVSAYVDGELSGHEMLAIRQHLADCRECTAEYESLLSLKRMYGRLQPKYPRADLATKICSELDRLYQPTHERWVGLLKRYLHPFPARVRFAAAGLAILAALLMMRISAPMSPYTSSPEFVLSAQAMADSDIGKTTIPIPTTAVGKRVLPIHEVEGDPLSLLTATYTSGASSVKTVSFSY